A part of Bacillus thuringiensis genomic DNA contains:
- a CDS encoding DUF418 domain-containing protein yields MNTNKRIIGLDFARALAMFGMLLVNFMVITGAEGNGPPFLITFMSIFEGRASALFVILAGIGITLMTRSAVASNEQINISSSRKTIWKRSLFLFILGLLLYVMEWTGDILHYYGVYLFVAAFLITVRKKVLLLLSIIILLIAQSLQLTFNTFEGWGGPTPFINYVDFWTIKGFLRNLFFNGYHPIFPWFSFFLIGMLIGRLDLHNKKIRERLLLLGITITILTELLSKGLTHFFIPYIGKEAATFLFNTGPILPNILYILSATGSAIAILIICLNIAEKYTNNFFVTSIVQTGQLTLTHYVSHVFIGIGTLILLNRMEHQSLLFVLLFATAFFIFSILISVLWRKKFSRGPIEWIMRKLAG; encoded by the coding sequence GTGAATACAAATAAGCGCATTATCGGCTTAGATTTTGCTAGAGCTTTGGCGATGTTTGGTATGCTACTTGTCAATTTCATGGTGATAACAGGTGCAGAAGGAAATGGTCCCCCTTTTTTAATAACCTTCATGTCAATATTTGAAGGTAGAGCTTCTGCTTTGTTTGTCATACTTGCAGGCATCGGTATAACTTTAATGACTAGGTCAGCCGTTGCTAGCAATGAACAAATAAACATTTCTAGTAGTCGAAAGACCATATGGAAACGATCACTATTCTTATTTATTTTAGGATTACTACTATATGTAATGGAGTGGACTGGGGATATATTACACTACTACGGTGTTTACCTTTTCGTCGCTGCATTCCTTATTACAGTACGCAAAAAAGTATTACTATTGCTATCTATTATTATCCTACTCATCGCACAATCTCTTCAGCTTACTTTTAATACTTTCGAGGGCTGGGGAGGTCCAACTCCATTTATAAACTATGTAGACTTCTGGACAATAAAGGGTTTTCTTCGCAATTTATTCTTTAATGGATATCACCCAATTTTTCCTTGGTTCTCGTTCTTCTTAATCGGTATGTTAATTGGCAGGTTAGATCTTCATAATAAGAAAATTAGAGAAAGATTACTCTTACTCGGTATTACAATCACAATATTGACAGAACTTTTATCAAAAGGACTTACACACTTTTTTATTCCATACATCGGCAAAGAGGCCGCCACATTTTTATTTAATACAGGACCCATCTTACCAAACATATTATATATTTTATCTGCTACAGGATCCGCTATTGCTATATTAATCATTTGCCTCAATATCGCTGAAAAATATACAAATAATTTTTTTGTCACCTCCATTGTACAAACAGGACAATTAACATTAACTCATTATGTCAGTCATGTATTTATCGGTATTGGGACATTAATTCTATTAAATAGAATGGAACATCAATCACTACTATTCGTTTTATTATTTGCTACTGCATTTTTCATTTTCAGCATTTTAATTAGTGTGTTATGGAGAAAGAAATTTTCTAGAGGCCCTATCGAATGGATTATGAGGAAATTAGCCGGATAA
- a CDS encoding lipid II flippase Amj family protein codes for MSITLIVIMAFTIVIHAVETSSYSIRLAGVRLKRIAVALSVVGMVLLISRTSNMLQAFLIGGIVDEAKRDASINLEHIIRLVLLSASVGTLITIILYPTLTKLFGYVIQNFETDGSFIRMMKTNNIQKLKYTKKYVRFPKLEMIHRLRIGGIPKRIMLINMFATAIYTAGVLSALYASFLLPAYATKATTASGLINGFATILLTVLLDPRIALLTERALQSEEGAEAMSKMYGWLMISRLFGTLLAQLLFIPGAYWITWIIKLMN; via the coding sequence ATGTCAATTACGTTAATTGTTATAATGGCTTTCACAATTGTTATTCACGCGGTTGAAACAAGCTCCTATAGTATTCGATTAGCTGGAGTGCGTTTAAAGAGAATTGCTGTTGCTTTGTCTGTCGTAGGCATGGTGTTACTTATTTCAAGAACATCTAACATGCTACAAGCCTTTTTGATCGGTGGGATTGTCGATGAGGCAAAACGAGACGCATCCATTAATTTAGAACATATTATACGGCTCGTTCTATTATCCGCCTCTGTCGGTACATTGATTACGATTATACTATATCCGACTTTAACCAAACTATTTGGATATGTCATTCAAAACTTTGAAACAGACGGTTCTTTCATTCGAATGATGAAAACAAATAACATTCAAAAATTAAAGTACACAAAAAAATATGTACGCTTCCCAAAATTAGAAATGATTCATAGACTACGCATTGGTGGTATTCCAAAACGTATTATGCTTATTAACATGTTTGCTACTGCTATTTATACAGCTGGTGTTCTTTCAGCCCTATATGCTTCTTTTTTACTTCCAGCTTACGCGACAAAAGCTACTACAGCTTCTGGACTTATTAATGGTTTTGCTACTATTTTATTAACAGTGCTACTAGATCCACGTATCGCTCTTTTAACAGAGCGAGCCCTTCAATCAGAAGAAGGTGCTGAAGCAATGAGTAAAATGTATGGCTGGTTAATGATTTCTAGACTTTTCGGTACGTTATTAGCACAACTATTATTCATACCAGGTGCTTACTGGATCACATGGATTATAAAACTAATGAATTAG
- a CDS encoding TetR/AcrR family transcriptional regulator encodes MSKSEETLSSIMEASYRLFATYGIAKTTYTMIGEEVGIAKPSIYYYFKSKDALIECMFTELCNAIQFSSYFHTEEFTKSNFIEKCIAIGLKIIDEQRNDPYFDLVLQEFVLLSSRNNMYKDRLLTVQTEYLHGFEVLLTKANELQLIENKNLVSKAHMLALVLDNIGNFMMIDAKIDYKQIWIEAVNSIFERRD; translated from the coding sequence ATGAGTAAAAGTGAAGAAACACTCTCTTCAATAATGGAAGCAAGTTATCGCCTTTTTGCTACGTACGGTATTGCTAAAACAACTTATACGATGATTGGTGAGGAGGTTGGTATCGCAAAACCATCTATATATTACTACTTTAAGTCTAAAGATGCTTTAATTGAATGTATGTTTACTGAATTATGTAACGCTATACAGTTCTCTTCGTATTTCCATACAGAAGAGTTTACAAAATCAAATTTTATTGAAAAATGTATTGCAATTGGCCTTAAAATAATTGATGAACAGCGAAACGACCCTTATTTTGATCTTGTGTTGCAAGAATTTGTATTACTATCTTCCAGAAACAATATGTACAAAGATCGATTACTAACTGTGCAAACAGAATATTTACATGGATTTGAAGTACTCCTTACAAAAGCAAATGAACTTCAATTAATTGAAAATAAAAATCTAGTTTCAAAAGCTCATATGTTAGCATTAGTGCTTGATAATATCGGAAATTTTATGATGATTGACGCAAAGATAGATTATAAACAAATTTGGATTGAAGCTGTAAATAGCATTTTTGAAAGAAGGGATTGA
- a CDS encoding M36 family metallopeptidase has product MFNKKMVAMAMTVPLVMGTISTVSALEKQQQVKLEAYSPQKKATEYLKENAVQYGLKADLSDLQYISTTETSVASYVRFQQVVNGAPVFSKQITVTLNGEGKGVLAVSDYQSVKGVKEVTTKISEKDAIQKSMAYVGEASEQNLWAPTEKEFGYIVEEGIARPVYKVVVHSNNPFGAWETFIDAENGKLIKKVDINRKAEGSGKVFLPNPVVSSGSKVGLKDNNDADSTALTNQLKTVTLKGLDGTGFLIGEYVTISSKAKTKSTNLQFNYTRAYDSFEDVMSYYHIDTLQRYIQGLGFKNINNRSIKVNVNGTTDDNSFYSPTTKALTFGTGGVDDAEDAGIIAHEYGHSIQDNQVPGFGSSAEGGAMGEGFGDFLGATYEDAVSTTGYGKACVGEWDATAYSSSDPTCLRRLDTNKVYPKDVTNEVHDDGEIWAQGQYEMAQAFGRDVATKIILQSHWSLTPNSKFNDGAKAIKQADALLYGGQHAADIDRIWAARGISTN; this is encoded by the coding sequence ATGTTTAATAAAAAAATGGTGGCAATGGCGATGACTGTGCCGTTAGTTATGGGGACGATTTCTACGGTTTCGGCATTGGAAAAACAACAGCAAGTAAAGCTAGAAGCTTATTCGCCACAGAAGAAAGCAACTGAATATTTAAAAGAAAATGCTGTGCAGTATGGATTAAAAGCAGACCTTTCAGACTTACAATATATTTCTACAACAGAAACGTCAGTAGCTTCATATGTTAGGTTCCAACAAGTTGTGAATGGTGCACCTGTATTTTCCAAACAAATTACAGTTACTCTTAACGGAGAGGGAAAGGGAGTACTTGCTGTTTCTGATTATCAATCCGTCAAAGGTGTGAAGGAAGTAACGACAAAAATTAGTGAAAAGGATGCAATACAAAAATCAATGGCGTATGTTGGAGAAGCAAGTGAACAAAACTTATGGGCTCCTACAGAGAAAGAATTCGGATATATTGTTGAAGAGGGAATTGCTCGTCCAGTATATAAAGTGGTAGTCCATTCTAATAATCCATTTGGTGCATGGGAAACATTTATTGATGCAGAAAATGGAAAGTTAATTAAAAAGGTTGATATAAACCGAAAAGCTGAAGGGTCAGGAAAAGTATTTTTACCTAACCCAGTCGTATCTAGCGGTAGTAAAGTAGGTTTAAAAGATAATAATGATGCAGATTCAACTGCGCTAACGAACCAATTGAAGACTGTTACGTTAAAAGGCTTAGATGGAACAGGATTTTTAATTGGAGAGTATGTAACGATTTCTTCAAAGGCAAAAACAAAATCTACAAATTTACAATTTAACTATACACGTGCATATGATAGCTTTGAAGATGTTATGTCCTATTATCATATCGATACATTACAGCGTTACATTCAAGGGTTAGGTTTTAAAAATATTAATAATCGCTCTATTAAAGTGAATGTGAATGGAACGACAGATGACAACTCATTTTATTCTCCGACAACGAAAGCTTTAACTTTTGGTACTGGCGGAGTAGATGATGCAGAAGATGCTGGTATTATCGCACATGAATACGGACATTCAATTCAAGATAACCAAGTTCCTGGCTTTGGTAGTTCAGCAGAAGGCGGAGCGATGGGAGAAGGATTTGGTGATTTCTTAGGTGCTACGTATGAAGATGCAGTATCAACTACAGGATACGGAAAAGCATGTGTTGGAGAATGGGATGCGACTGCTTATTCTAGTTCAGATCCAACGTGCTTACGCCGTTTAGATACGAATAAAGTGTATCCGAAAGATGTTACAAATGAGGTACATGATGATGGTGAAATTTGGGCTCAAGGTCAATATGAGATGGCACAAGCTTTTGGACGTGATGTTGCAACGAAAATTATTTTACAATCACACTGGTCATTAACACCAAACTCTAAATTCAATGATGGAGCAAAAGCGATTAAGCAAGCGGATGCTCTTTTATATGGCGGACAACATGCTGCTGATATCGATCGTATTTGGGCAGCGAGAGGAATTAGTACGAATTAA
- a CDS encoding UDP-N-acetylmuramoyl-tripeptide--D-alanyl-D-alanine ligase, producing the protein MEKGDDLIQMNLKKLEEIVDGEGLHESFHHIEIHGVCIDSKSIKEGNLFVPIIRVKDGHDYVKEAMDNGAVASLWKKSYGTPPKGLPIIFVDDTLFALQQLAKFYRNELGVKVIGITGSNGKTTVKDIIGGILSSTYRVHKTKGNLNSQIGLPLTILEMKRDTEFLILEMGMSEKGQIRNLSRIAQPDVAIITMIGQSHLETLGSREEIAKAKLEIIDGLKDEGLCLYNGDEPLLLKNKNLSSINCKAFGEKYTNDLFPTNVQLDEYGVHFKLNDSKIQYDVPLHGKHNVLNTIVGIAIGQYHNVPTEKIQEALRQVNITHMRFQFLTAKTGFTIINDAWNASPSSMKATIETFQRLNAYKKKIIVIGDMLELGKNAETYHREIGKMLNQESIQYVFTFGELAEIVAEEARKKYDTGKIQSFNNKAKIAEEVLKVITKKDIVLLKGSRGMALEEIVQNWI; encoded by the coding sequence ATGGAAAAAGGTGATGATTTGATTCAAATGAATTTGAAAAAACTTGAAGAGATAGTAGATGGAGAAGGATTACACGAATCGTTTCATCATATAGAAATACATGGTGTCTGTATAGATTCCAAAAGCATTAAAGAAGGAAATTTATTTGTTCCAATCATTAGGGTGAAAGATGGACATGATTATGTGAAAGAGGCAATGGATAATGGAGCTGTCGCTTCCTTATGGAAAAAGTCTTATGGTACTCCGCCAAAAGGGCTGCCGATTATATTTGTAGATGACACTTTGTTTGCTTTGCAACAATTGGCAAAATTTTATCGGAATGAATTAGGTGTAAAAGTAATTGGTATTACAGGTAGTAACGGAAAGACAACAGTTAAAGATATAATAGGAGGCATTTTAAGTTCAACTTATAGAGTGCATAAAACGAAGGGAAATTTAAATAGTCAAATCGGTTTGCCGTTAACAATTTTAGAAATGAAACGAGATACAGAGTTTTTAATACTTGAAATGGGAATGAGTGAAAAAGGACAAATTCGAAATCTATCACGAATAGCGCAGCCGGATGTAGCGATCATTACAATGATTGGACAGTCACACTTAGAAACGCTTGGATCAAGAGAAGAGATTGCGAAGGCTAAATTAGAAATTATTGATGGTTTAAAAGATGAAGGACTATGTTTGTATAATGGTGATGAACCATTGCTTTTGAAAAATAAGAATCTATCGAGTATAAATTGTAAGGCATTTGGTGAAAAGTATACAAACGATTTGTTTCCAACAAACGTGCAATTAGATGAATATGGTGTTCATTTTAAATTAAATGATTCAAAAATACAGTACGATGTTCCCTTACATGGAAAACATAATGTTTTAAATACGATTGTCGGGATCGCTATAGGTCAATATCATAATGTCCCTACAGAAAAAATACAGGAAGCATTGCGTCAAGTAAATATTACTCATATGCGCTTTCAATTTTTAACTGCTAAAACAGGTTTTACAATTATTAATGATGCGTGGAATGCTAGTCCCTCTTCAATGAAGGCTACAATTGAAACGTTTCAGAGATTAAATGCTTATAAGAAAAAAATCATAGTAATTGGGGATATGTTGGAGTTAGGGAAGAATGCTGAAACATATCATAGAGAAATTGGTAAAATGCTAAATCAAGAGAGCATTCAATATGTATTCACTTTTGGAGAATTAGCTGAAATTGTAGCGGAAGAAGCGAGAAAGAAATATGATACAGGAAAAATACAGTCATTTAATAACAAAGCCAAGATAGCAGAGGAAGTATTAAAAGTTATAACGAAAAAGGACATCGTATTATTAAAAGGCTCACGTGGAATGGCGTTAGAGGAGATTGTACAAAATTGGATATGA
- a CDS encoding sodium-dependent transporter gives MKQTEQWTSKLGFIMAAAGSAIGLGAIWKFPYIAGKSGGGAFFLIFILFTVLIGLPLLIAEFMIGRSTQKQAVGAFKSIAPNTGWHWIGRLGVGTCFILLSFYSVVGGWVFIYLFRGVTGQLITPGQNYGALFTETIGNPAWAIMGHFAFMFITIWVVSKGVQNGIEKASKYMLPALFVLFIALIVRSLTLDNAMKGVKFFLQPDFSKITSESILFAMGQSFFAISIGISIMVTYSSYLNKKESLPKSAITIVGLNLFVSLFAGLAIFPAVFSLGMEPTEGPGLLFIVLPSVFSQIPFGGFFLTVFLALFTFATLTSAFSLLETVVSALANGEQEKRTKLSWIIGFGIFLVGIPSALSFGIWSDITIFGKNIFDAVDFLSSNILMPLGALFISIFVSFKMEKKVQEAEFFVGGNYGKKVFTCWAFLLRFVAPLAIIIVFLNVIGII, from the coding sequence ATGAAACAGACGGAGCAATGGACTTCGAAATTAGGTTTTATAATGGCTGCAGCAGGATCGGCAATAGGACTTGGCGCAATATGGAAGTTTCCTTATATCGCTGGGAAAAGCGGGGGAGGAGCATTCTTTTTAATCTTTATATTATTTACTGTATTAATTGGGTTACCGCTACTTATAGCTGAATTTATGATTGGTCGCAGTACACAGAAACAAGCGGTTGGAGCATTTAAAAGTATCGCGCCGAATACAGGATGGCACTGGATTGGACGACTTGGCGTTGGAACGTGTTTTATATTACTTTCGTTTTATAGCGTTGTAGGTGGTTGGGTATTCATTTATTTATTCAGAGGAGTAACGGGACAACTAATTACACCGGGACAAAATTACGGTGCATTATTTACTGAAACAATTGGAAATCCCGCTTGGGCGATTATGGGACATTTCGCTTTTATGTTTATTACGATTTGGGTTGTATCAAAAGGTGTACAAAACGGAATTGAAAAAGCAAGTAAATATATGTTGCCAGCATTGTTCGTTTTATTTATCGCTCTTATAGTTCGCTCACTAACACTTGATAATGCAATGAAAGGTGTGAAGTTTTTCTTACAACCAGATTTCTCAAAGATTACTTCAGAAAGTATTTTGTTTGCAATGGGCCAATCATTCTTTGCAATTAGTATCGGGATTTCGATTATGGTCACGTATAGTTCCTATTTAAATAAAAAAGAAAGTTTACCAAAATCAGCAATAACAATTGTTGGATTAAATTTATTTGTTTCATTATTTGCGGGTCTTGCTATTTTTCCAGCCGTATTTTCATTAGGAATGGAACCAACAGAAGGGCCTGGATTACTATTTATCGTATTACCATCGGTATTTAGTCAAATTCCATTCGGTGGGTTTTTCTTAACAGTATTTCTTGCATTATTTACATTTGCAACATTAACATCGGCATTTTCTCTACTAGAGACAGTAGTGTCAGCATTAGCAAATGGTGAACAAGAAAAGAGAACGAAATTATCATGGATAATCGGTTTCGGCATTTTCTTAGTAGGTATACCATCCGCGTTATCATTTGGAATATGGAGTGATATTACGATTTTCGGAAAGAATATTTTTGATGCAGTAGACTTCTTATCTAGTAATATATTAATGCCACTTGGAGCACTATTTATTAGTATTTTCGTTTCATTCAAAATGGAAAAGAAGGTGCAAGAAGCAGAGTTTTTTGTAGGTGGAAATTATGGAAAGAAAGTATTTACTTGTTGGGCGTTTTTACTTCGATTTGTAGCGCCACTTGCAATAATCATCGTCTTTTTAAATGTAATAGGGATTATTTAA
- a CDS encoding alpha/beta fold hydrolase: protein MIIKANLMGTGKYMNIRGKKLYVETYGNLKNKPVLYLHGGPGESCYDFSFHQAERLKDSLYVIMIDQRGVCRSEEITEDEAFGLNDLIEDCEELKKVLQIERWSVIGHSFGGYVALLYASIYPSSIEKIIFEGPTFDFALTSRALLQKAGDLLKKYGKEEVAEESIAYSSSNASSEELLEAYIRLSNELEENRMEIYNYKEDATDESLYSDEEWEVFSNRSKIHFDKLKVEGAVHTSLLQKIKEIQNPMLLIVGKHDVVTCKKQIATFNKDARNGKYIVFEESGHSPHYEEADRFAETVMHFLK from the coding sequence ATGATTATAAAGGCGAATTTGATGGGAACAGGGAAATACATGAACATTAGAGGGAAAAAGCTATACGTTGAAACGTATGGAAATCTTAAAAATAAACCAGTCCTATACTTGCATGGTGGACCAGGAGAAAGTTGCTATGATTTTTCATTTCATCAAGCGGAACGTTTAAAAGATTCTTTATATGTAATAATGATAGATCAAAGAGGTGTTTGTCGATCAGAAGAAATTACTGAGGACGAAGCTTTTGGATTAAATGATTTGATTGAAGACTGTGAGGAACTAAAAAAAGTATTACAAATTGAGAGGTGGTCTGTAATTGGACATTCTTTCGGTGGATATGTAGCGTTGTTATATGCATCGATATATCCTAGTTCAATAGAAAAAATAATATTTGAAGGGCCAACTTTCGATTTTGCATTAACAAGTAGAGCTTTGTTACAAAAGGCAGGGGATTTATTAAAAAAGTATGGAAAAGAAGAAGTAGCAGAAGAGTCCATCGCTTATTCATCTAGCAATGCGAGTTCAGAAGAGTTGCTAGAAGCTTATATAAGACTAAGCAATGAATTAGAAGAAAATAGAATGGAGATTTACAATTATAAGGAAGATGCGACAGACGAGAGTTTATATAGTGATGAAGAGTGGGAAGTGTTTTCAAATCGTTCCAAAATTCATTTTGATAAATTAAAAGTAGAAGGAGCAGTTCATACTTCATTATTACAAAAAATAAAAGAGATACAAAATCCAATGTTATTAATTGTAGGAAAACATGATGTAGTAACGTGTAAGAAACAAATTGCAACATTTAATAAAGATGCTCGAAACGGAAAATATATCGTATTTGAAGAGAGTGGTCATTCACCTCATTATGAGGAAGCAGATAGATTCGCAGAAACAGTCATGCATTTTTTGAAATGA
- the aspS gene encoding aspartate--tRNA(Asn) ligase, protein MGQIMKRSLTKECTEQSGKVVLLQGWVKKIRHLGNVSFLLIRDRSGVMQCVLENELAGFKVDVESVVQVVGQIVETSKTELGVEVLAHEVKILNGAEPLPFEINKKKLQVGLDQLLNERVLSLRHERTAAIFKVKSTLVQGFSEFLIENDFTRIFTPKIVSQGAEGGANVFKLPYFQKEAYLAQSPQFYKQMMVAGGLERVFEVAPVYRAEHHNSSRHLNEYISLDVELGFIHDFYEVMQLETDVLRYMFQQVAKNCEKELQLLQIEVPVITEIPKITLLEAQEILKNKYRKESPIGDLDTEGEKLLGKYVKETYKSELVFITHYPKEARPMYTMWNNENPSITDSFDLLYKGLEITSGAQRIHDYEMLLASFKEKGLHPDTFQSYLNTFRYGCPPHGGFGIGLERVVYKFLELTNVREASAFPRDCTRLIP, encoded by the coding sequence ATGGGTCAAATAATGAAGCGTTCACTCACAAAAGAATGTACGGAGCAAAGTGGAAAGGTTGTATTACTTCAAGGATGGGTAAAAAAGATTCGTCATCTAGGTAATGTTAGTTTTTTATTAATAAGGGATCGATCAGGAGTTATGCAATGTGTATTAGAAAATGAGTTAGCTGGGTTTAAAGTAGATGTGGAAAGTGTTGTGCAAGTAGTTGGTCAAATAGTAGAGACTTCGAAAACAGAATTAGGGGTTGAAGTTCTTGCTCATGAAGTGAAAATATTAAATGGCGCAGAACCGCTTCCATTTGAAATAAATAAAAAGAAATTGCAAGTTGGCTTAGATCAACTACTGAATGAGCGGGTATTATCATTAAGACATGAGAGAACCGCGGCGATATTTAAAGTGAAATCTACACTTGTTCAGGGCTTTAGTGAATTTCTAATAGAGAACGATTTCACACGTATATTTACTCCGAAAATTGTTTCACAAGGGGCAGAAGGGGGAGCAAATGTTTTTAAACTTCCATACTTTCAAAAAGAAGCCTATTTAGCACAATCACCACAGTTTTATAAACAGATGATGGTAGCTGGAGGGTTAGAACGTGTTTTTGAAGTTGCACCTGTTTACAGAGCGGAACATCATAATTCTTCCCGTCATTTGAATGAATATATATCGTTAGACGTAGAACTTGGATTTATTCATGATTTTTATGAAGTGATGCAATTAGAAACGGATGTTTTACGATATATGTTTCAACAAGTAGCAAAAAACTGTGAAAAAGAACTACAACTATTACAAATAGAAGTACCTGTTATTACAGAAATACCGAAAATTACATTGTTAGAAGCGCAAGAAATTTTGAAAAATAAATACCGGAAAGAGTCGCCAATTGGGGATTTAGATACAGAAGGTGAAAAGCTACTAGGCAAATATGTGAAGGAAACATATAAGAGTGAGTTAGTTTTCATTACACATTATCCGAAAGAAGCTAGGCCGATGTATACGATGTGGAATAATGAGAATCCGTCTATTACTGATTCGTTCGACTTACTATATAAAGGGTTAGAAATAACATCAGGGGCACAGCGAATTCATGATTATGAAATGTTACTTGCTTCTTTTAAAGAAAAAGGATTACATCCAGATACATTTCAATCTTATTTAAACACTTTCCGATATGGTTGTCCACCGCATGGTGGTTTTGGAATTGGGTTAGAACGAGTTGTATATAAATTTTTAGAATTAACAAACGTACGAGAGGCGAGTGCTTTTCCAAGGGACTGTACAAGACTTATCCCTTAA
- a CDS encoding nucleotidyltransferase family protein: MTIQTEQDIIRLIENDEWMMNVLKMAKSLELPDWWICAGFVRSKIWDTLHNYEARTTMPDVDVIYYNGLQKDEIYEQLLETKLMNIDATIPWSVKNQARMHVVNNMPPYSSSVDAISKFPETATALGVTLDELNNVILTAPCGVEDVLSLQVRPTDHFLETKERLHMYNARVNKKHWQNKWPNITITYPEI, encoded by the coding sequence ATGACAATACAAACAGAGCAAGATATAATTCGCTTAATAGAAAACGACGAATGGATGATGAACGTATTAAAAATGGCAAAATCACTAGAGTTACCTGATTGGTGGATTTGCGCCGGATTTGTTCGTTCTAAAATTTGGGATACTTTACATAACTATGAAGCTAGAACAACTATGCCTGATGTTGATGTAATTTATTATAATGGTTTACAAAAAGACGAGATATATGAACAATTATTAGAAACGAAATTAATGAATATTGATGCTACGATCCCTTGGTCGGTAAAGAATCAAGCTCGTATGCATGTAGTGAATAATATGCCACCATATTCTTCTTCTGTTGATGCTATTTCTAAATTTCCTGAAACAGCAACGGCTTTAGGAGTTACACTTGATGAATTAAACAACGTCATATTAACGGCCCCATGCGGTGTTGAAGATGTGCTTTCCTTACAAGTGAGACCAACAGATCATTTTCTTGAAACAAAAGAACGATTACATATGTACAACGCTAGAGTTAATAAAAAGCATTGGCAAAACAAATGGCCTAATATTACAATCACATATCCAGAAATATAG